Within the Alteromonas sp. M12 genome, the region ATAGTATCAAAGCATTAAGAGTTTTCCTCTCTACTGAAATATCTATTTCAATGGAATTGCCATGAACTGCAGTATTTGGAGATAGTCATGACAAAAAAAGTTCGTTCGCTTTCCGATTTAGCAAAACTCGCTGGGGTTTCAGGTTCAACTGCTTCTAGGGCGCTGAATAACAATAAGTTAATTAGTGCAAAAACCCGCGAGAAAATACAAAAGCTCGCGGCAGCTCACGATTTTAAGATTAATACCGCGGCCCGAAACTTCCGATTGAAAACCTCTAACACCATTGCCGTTGTGATTATTAAAAGCTCCGAACATGATCAATCTTTTACTGACCCCTTTGTATTGAATATCGTTGGCATAATTGCCGATGAGCTAAGTCGTCATAAATACGATCTGTTATTGGTGTCCCACAATATTGCTCAAACCAGTTCTCTAGATGATTATTTTACGATGAACCGCGCTGACGGACTGATTGTGTTTGGTCAGGGTGACGATATGGATGCATTTGATAAACTAATAAATCATCAAAAACCGATAGTGGTTTGGGGTGGTCAATCAAAGAACAGCGACTATGTGACTGTTGGTACTGACAATTTCATGGGTGGGGAATTGGCTACTCTACATTTAGTCAAACAAGGATGTGAGAATATTGTCTTTTGTGGCATGCGTTCCTTTGAAACAGGTTTGCGTTTTGCAGGTTATCAACAGGTTTTGAAAAATGCACAATTGCAACAACCCAATCCGTTAGACATCCACTTTACCTTTGAAGATGCCTACAAAGT harbors:
- a CDS encoding LacI family DNA-binding transcriptional regulator, translated to MTKKVRSLSDLAKLAGVSGSTASRALNNNKLISAKTREKIQKLAAAHDFKINTAARNFRLKTSNTIAVVIIKSSEHDQSFTDPFVLNIVGIIADELSRHKYDLLLVSHNIAQTSSLDDYFTMNRADGLIVFGQGDDMDAFDKLINHQKPIVVWGGQSKNSDYVTVGTDNFMGGELATLHLVKQGCENIVFCGMRSFETGLRFAGYQQVLKNAQLQQPNPLDIHFTFEDAYKVTLALLKNNQFNYDGIVAASDSIALGMMRALNEQGVSVPEQVAIVGYDDISVCAFTQPSLSSIHQDTQKGGEALVSALLDLLNKKPVDSVVLDTQLMIRDSSCRKLN